The nucleotide sequence GTTCGCCGCGAGATGTTCGAGCCGGGCGGGGTCCAGCAGGCGCACCCCGCCGGGCACGATCAGGATCGCCTTCTCCCGGTCGAGCCTCGTCAGCATCCGGCTCACCGTCTCGATGGTGAGGCCGAGATGGTCGGCGATGTCCTGGCGGCCCATCGGCAGCTCGACAGTGACGGAATCGTGGCCGATGCGGCCGTAGCGCGCGCGCTGGCCGAGCAGGAAGCTCGCCACCTTCTCCTCGGCGGTGCGTCGGCCCAGCAGCATCATGTGATCCTGTGCCAGCGTCAGCTCGTGGCCGGCCCGCTCGTAGAGGCGCTGCAGCAGGTGCGGGGTCTGCGCCACGAGGCCGGCGAAGGCGCGCCGCTCGAACCGGCACAGCGTCGTCGGCGCCAGCGCCTCGGCGGTGACGGTGAAGCGCTCCGGCAGCGCGAGGCCGAGGAAGTCGCCGACCATGGCAAAGCCCATCACCTGCCGCCGCCCGTCCGGCAGGAGCCGCGACAGGCGCAAGGCGCCCTCGGTGACGTTGTAGACGGCGCCCGCCCGGTCGTCCTGCTGGAACAGGGCCTGGCGCGGATCGAGATGGACGGTCTGGCTCAGCGCCTCCAAACCGGCGAGTTCCTCGTGCGTCAGGGCGGCACAGACGCTGACGAGGCGGACCTTGCACGCGGCGCAGCCGCTCTCCGACCGGTCGTGGACGCAGGCGTGCCCGACTGAAATCGGCTGGACACCGCTGCTCTCGGCAGAGCCTTGCATCGGAGACCTCCCGCCCGCGGCACGCTCAAGCCGATTCAATAGCCTGCGCCTGCGCCGCTTGTGAAGTCGAAACCGGGCCCGGCCGAAACGCGTCGAGGATGAGGTACGGATCAGGCCGCCGCATTACGGCGACGGGCGCGCGACCTTTCTTCCGGATGCGCCCTTTCTTCGTTCTCGTTGTTATCGGGATCGTTGCACCGATCTTGGCCGCCTCGGAAGCCGACGCGCGAGGCGCGACGCGGCGATCTCCCGGATACGGCGGCGGGCGCGATCCCGCGTCGGCTCTCCTCAATCCCGCCCGAGGGAGACCCGGCGTCCGGGCAGCCCGAGATCGGGGCGGTGGCTTGTCAGCACGACGATGCGGTCGCGCCACCGGGCGAGCAGGCGCGTGAGGATGCGCGCGGCCTGATCGTCGCCGAGATGCTCGGCCGGCTCGTCGAGCAGGATGACCGGCGCCGGGCTCAGGAGCGCACGGGCGAGATTGAGGCGCTGCGCTTCGCCCAGCGACAAGCTCCCCTCGGCAATCCAGGTATCGAGACCGCCGCCGGTGCGGAGGCGGGCGTCGAGTTCGACCGCCTCCAGCGCCGCCCACAGATCCGCGTCGGAGGCCGTGGGTGCGAACAGGTTCTCGCGCACGGTATCGGAGAGGATCGCGGCATCGTGCAGGCTCAGATGCGTCAGCGCCCGCCGCTCGGCCGCCGGACGAGCAGTGCCGGCAAGCTGGATCGTCGCGCCGGGCTCGTCCGCGCTCCAGCCGGCCAGCGCCTTCAGCAGGGTAGTCTTGCCGCAGCCGCTGGCGCCGACGAGGGTCAGCGGCGTGCCGGGCAGGACGGCGAGATCCCGCGCCGGGCCGAGGTCGCGCCCGTCCGGCGCCCGCAGACGCAGGCCGTGCAGGGTCAGGGCGCCGCGGGCCGGACCGGGCCGGGGCGCCGGCTCCGCAGCGGCGCCCACCTCGGAGGCGAGGGCGGTGCGGGCGAGCGAGGGGCGGGCGAGGCGGGCGCGGACGGAGCCGAGCAGGGCCCGCGGCAGCGCCAGGATCGGCTCGGCCAGCGCGAGCCAAGCGAAGGCGAGGAAGGCGGTGGGCAGGAGCGCGGTGCCGCGGGCGCCCGCGCCCCAGGCGGCGAGGAGCACGGCGAGGGCCAGGGCCGGGCCGGCCAGCGCCAGCACGGCCTCGAACCGGGCCAGCGCCCGCCGTCCGCAGGCCGCCTCGCGCTCGGCATCGCGCAGCGGGTCGAGGGCGATCCGCAGGGCCGGGCCGCGCCGCCCCTCGGCCTCAAGGGGCACGGCGCCGGCCAGCGCGGCTCCGAGAGCGGTGGCGGCGGTGCGGCGCGCGTTTCGGACCCAAGCCTCTGTTGCGGTGAGCCGCGCGAGCGTGCGCCGGGCGACGAGCCCCCCGGCCAGCGCGAGCGCGGCGGCGGGAAGGAGCGCAAGGGGTGCGATGAAGGCGGTCAGCAGCGTGAGGCCGGCGAGCGCCGCACCGGTGATGGCGAGGGGGAAGCCGACGCGCAGCCGGGCGTAATCGACATCGGCCACGTCGTCGATGAAGTCGGCGAGCCGCTCCGGGCGGCCGAGCTGCCAGCCGGCGCCGCGGCTCTCCGGCGCTCGCGCGAGCGCCGCGAACAGGCCGGCGCGGCGGCGAACCTGATCGCTCAACGCGGCGCGGTGGCCGGCCATGCGCTCGCCGTAGCGCGAGGCCGTGCGCAGCATCGCGAACAGGCGCACCAGGGCGGCCGGGTGGTGGAAGTTGAAGGCGAAGGCCGCCGGCCCGGCCCCGGCCAGGGCCACCGCCGCCAGGAAGCTCACGGCAGTGCCGGCGAGCGCGAGGTTCGCGGCGAGCGCCAGGGCCGCGAGGGCGAAGGCGAGGCGCCAGGCTCGGGTCGAGCCGGCGGGGATCGGATCGGTTGAGATTGTGTCGGAGCGGGTGCGCATCAGGCGGCCTGCTTCTCGGAAACGGGGGCCCCAAGGGCGATGCGCCGGTCGGCCATCGCCGCCAGCATCGGATCGTGGGTCGCCACGACGACGAGGCGGGTGCGGGCGGCGGCAGCCAGGGCCCGGCGCACCCGCGCAGCGTTGTCGGGATCGAGCTTGGCGGTGGGCTCGTCGCAGAAGGCGGGGCCCGGCCGCAGCAGCAGGCGCGCGACGGCGACCCGGACCCGCTGGCCGCCGGAGAGGTTTTCGGCGCCCGCCCGCACGGGGGCGTCGAGGCCGCCGGGCCAGTGCGGATCGTCGTTCAGGCCGAGCGATTCGGCGGCCGCCGTCACGGCCTCGGGCGTCGCGGGCGTACCGTCCGCGATCGCCACGCCGAGCGTGCCGGCGGGGATCGGCATGTCGAGAGACACCCAGGTCGCCGGATGGTCCTGATCCGGCAGGCGAAAAGCCCCGGCGAGCGGCGCCTCGACGCCGGCCAGCACCCGCAGCAGGGTCGATTTTCCGGCCCCGCTCGGCCCAGTCACGGCGACGAGCCCCGTCTCCGGCAGGTCGAAATCGGCGACGGACCCGGCATGGGGCAGGACGAGGCCGCGGGCACCCGCCGCCGGAACCACGCCGCGTTCGGGCCTCGGCTCGGCCTCTTCCGAAAACACCCAGGCGAGCGCCTCGGCGGCGGCCTCTCCCTCCGCCTTGGCATGGTAGAGTTCGGCGTAGCGGCGGAACGGCAGGAAATATTCGGGGGCGAGCAGCAGGATCAGCAGGCTCTGCCACAGCGCCAGATGCGCAAAACCCGGAATCTCGGCGAGGCCGAGATGGCCGAGCCCGAGAAACACCGCCAGGATGGCGATGGCGAGCGAGGCGAAGAAGTCGAGCACGCCCGCGTTCAGAAAGGCCACCGCCAGCACGCCCATAGTGCCGTCAGCATAGGCCTGGAGCCGCCGGTCAAGCTTGGCCGTCTCGCGGGGCAAGCCGTGGGCGGCGAGGATCGTCGGCAGGCTCCGCACCCGGTCGGCGAACTGGGTAGCGAGCCGTCCGAGTGCCGCCTCCTGGGCTGCGGCCCGGTCGCGGATCATGCCGCCGACGAGGGCGAAGAACACGATCATCACCGGTGTGGCCAGCAGCAGCGCCAGGGCCGCCTGCCACGAGACGAAGGCGACCGCGCCCGCCGTCAGCACCGGCCCGAGCCCCATCATCCTGCGCGCCGCCGCGTGGCCGACGACGAGCCGGGCGAGCGCGCCGGGATGCCGCTGCAGGCCGGCGATCACCGCGCCGCGCGGCAGGTCGGCGGCAACACGCGCCGGCATGGCCGCGAGCCGCGCCTCGGCCGCATCGACCAGAGCAACGGCGACCTCCGCCTCCAGGGCGGCACTGCGCGCCTCGATCGCGCGCGCCAGGCCGGCAACCGCCAGGAGGCAGGCCCCGGCGACGCCCAGCGCGAGGCCGTCGCATTCGCCCGTCTCGATCAGCGCCCCGGCGAGCCGCGCCAACGCTACGGCGAGCCCCAGCGTCACGGCGCAGCGCAGGGCCTGGAGCCCGTGGAGGCGCGACAGGCCGGCCCGCGCCGCCCCTCGGGCGAGGGTGAGCGCCGCGGGTTCGGACGCGGCGCGGCCGGAGCGGGCGCGGAGGGATCGACGGGTCATGCCGCCTTGTGCGGCTTGGGCCACCGGAGCGGCTTTGATCTGCGTCAAGGATGCAAAAGCGCGGCGGCGCGAGAGGCAGCATCGGACAAGGAGCCTCCCATGACCGACCCGCTGCTCGTCGATCTGTCGCGCCTGCAATTCGCGCTGACGGCGATGTACCATTTCCTGTTCGTGCCGCTGACGCTCGGACTCTCGATCCTCGTTGCCATGATGGAGACGGTCTACGTCATGACGCGCCGCAAGATCTGGCGCGACATGACCAAGTTCTGGGGCCTCCTGTTCGGGATCAACTTCGCGCTGGGTGTGGCGACCGGCTTGACCATGGAATTCCAGTTCGGGATGAACTGGGCCTACTACTCGCACTATGTCGGCGACGTGTTCGGCGCGCCGCTCGCCATCGAGGGCCTGATGGCCTTCTTCCTGGAGGCGACCTTCGTCGGGCTGTTCTTCTTCGGTTGGGACAAGCTCTCGGCGCTGGCCCACTGCGTCGTCACCTGGCTGATGGCGCTCGGCACGAATTTCTCCGCGCTCTGGATCCTGATCGCCAACGGCTGGATGCAGAACCCGGTCGGCTCCGCCTTCAACCCCGACACGATGCGCATGGAGGTGACCGACTTCGCCGCCGTGATCTTCAATCCGGTGGCGCAGGCGAAGTTCGTCCACACGGTCTCGGCCGGCTATGTCTGCGGCGCGGTCTTCGTGCTCGGCGTCTCGGCCTTCTACATCCTGCGCGGGCGCCATCTCGAACTCGCCAAGCGCTCGTTTGCCATCGCGGCGGCCTTCGGCCTCGCCTCGGCGCTCAGCGTCGTCGTGCTCGGCGACGAGAGCGGCTACGCCGTCACCGACCACCAGAAGATGAAGCTCGCCGCCATGGAGGCGATGTGGCACACGGAGCCCGCGCCGGCCGCCTTTACCGCCTTCGGCGTCCCGGATCTGGCGAACCGCACCACCCGCTACGCGCTCCACATTCCCTACGCGATGGGCCTGATCGGCACCCGCTCGCTGACGACCGAAATCCCCGGCATCACCGAACTCGTCGGGCACGCCAAGGACCGCATCCGCAACGGGCTCGTCGCCTATGCCGCCCTCGAGCGGATCAAGGCCGACCGCAAGGATGAGGCGGCCCGCGCCGAGTTCGCCCGGACGCAACAGGATCTCGGCTACGCGCAGCTCCTCAAGCCGCTGATCGGCGATCCGCTGAAGGCGACCGACGCGGATATCGACCGCGCGGCGTGGACCACCGTGCCGCACGTGCCCTCGCTGTTCTTCACCTTCCGGGCGATGGTGGCCTGCGGCTTCCTGCTGATCGGCCTGTTCGGGGCCGCGCTCTGGTACACCGCCCGCGAAGCGGAGGCGCCGCGCTGGCTGTTCCGGGCCGCGCTTCTGGCCCTGCCGCTGCCCTGGATCGCGATTGAGTTCGGCTGGTTCGTCGCCGAGTTCGGCCGCCAGCCCTGGATCATCGAGGGCGTGCTGCCGACCGCGCTCGCCACCTCGGAACTCGGCATCCCCTCGCTGCTCATCACCATCGCCGGCTTCACCCTCGTCTACGGCGTACTGGCGGTGATCGAGGTGCAACTGATGCTGCGCGCCATCGCCAAGGGTCCGGAGACCCTGGCCGAGGACCCGGCCGCGCTCTTCCCCGGTGCCGGCGCCAACCGGAACGAGACCGGCCTCGTCGCCGCCGAGTAGCTCTTCCCCTCCTGATTGCCGGCCAGCCCCGCCGCGCCGGCCCCTCCCCGAGGAGTCTCCCTCATGCTCGCCCTTCTCTCGGACTACGAAACCTTGCGCCTCGTCTGGTGGGTTCTGCTCGGCGTGCTGCTGATCGGCTTTGCCCTCACCGACGGCTTCGATCTCGGTGTCGGCGCCCTCTTGCCCTTCGTTGGCCGCACCGACGTGGAGCGGCGGGTGGCGATCCACACCGTCTCCGCCACCTGGGAAGGCAACCAGGTCTGGCTGGTGCTCGGCGGCGGCGCGATCTTCGCCGCGTGGCCGGCGCTCTACGCGTTGAGCTTCTCCGGCTTCTATCTCGCGATGTTCCTCGTGCTGTTCGCCCTAATCCTGCGGCCGGTTGCGTTCAAATACCGCTCGAAGCGCCAGAGCGCGGTCTGGCGGGCGCGCTGGGATTGGGCGTTGTTCGTCGGCGGCGCGGTGCCGGCGCTGATCTTCGGCGTCGCCGTCGGCAACGTGCTCCAGGGCGTGCCCTTCCACTTCACGGGCGACCTTCGCCCGATCTATGCGGGCAGCCTGCTCGGCCTGCTCAACCCGCTGGCGCTGCTGTGCGGTCTCGTCTCGCTGGCGATGTTGGTGGCGCACGGCGCGGCGTGGCTCGCCTTCAAGGCCGAGGGGCCGGTCGCCGAGCGCGCCCGTGCCATCGGGCTCAAGGCCGCGCTCGCCACCGCCGTCCTGTTCGCCCTCGGCGGCCTGCTGGTCTGGGCCGGCGCCTTCGGCGGCTACCGGGTGGTCACGCCGCTCCCCGGCGACGGCCCGTCCAATCCTCTGACCAAGGAAGTCGTGGCGGATGCCGGCGCGTGGCTCGCCAACTTCCGGGCGCATCCGGCGCTCGCGCTGGTGCCGCTCGTCGGCATCGCCGGCCCGCTGCTGGCGGCGCTCGGCTTCCGCGCCCGGTTCGAGGGGCTGACCTTCCTGGCCTCCAGTCTCGGCATCGCCTGCATCATCGCCACCGTCGGCCTGTCGATGTTCCCGGTCATCCTGCCCTCAAGCACGAATCCGGGCCACGCACTCACCGTGTTCGACGCCTCCTCCAGCCGGGCGACGCTACGCAACATGCTGATCGCGACCGTGGTCTTCCTGCCGATCATCCTCGTCTACACCGCCTGGGTCTACCGGGTGCTGTGGGGCAAGGTCTCGGACCGCGACATCACCGCCCCCGGCTCGGCGGCCTACTGACGATCCCGGCCCCGGGTATCGCCGGGGCCTCCTCTCGCCTCAGGAAACGCGACGATGTGGTACTTCGCCTGGATCCTCGGCCTCGGACTCGCCGCCGCACTCGGCGTGCTCAACGCCCTCTGGTACGAGCTGCGCGCCGTGCGCGAGACCCCGCCCGAGGTGACGCCGACGCTGCCGACGCCGTGAGGCGTCATGCCCGAGGATCACCGCGTAAGGTGATGCTTCGGGACCGGTCTCGGAGCCGGTGTGATCGATCTGTTCCGGCGATCACCACGATCCTCATGCTGAGGTGCTGCGCCAGCAGCCTCGAAGCACGCCGCGACGCTTGTCCCAGTCGGCTGGTGCCAAGGGATCGGCGGTTCTGGCGTGCTTCGAGGCCGAGCTATCGCTCGGCACCTCAGCATGAGGAGCGGGGCGCGCGCCGGAGAAGGTCAGCCGAACAGGCCCTCAGCCGCAGATCAGATCGATGTCGTGCCGGCCGAAGCGGTCGGCGAAGGGCTCGGGCGGCGGCCGGTCGGTCACCACGGTGAGCGGCGCGGCGAGATCGAAGGTCTGGAGGTTGGCCTGGCGCCCGAACTTGCGGGAATCGGCGAGTAGCACCGCCCGCCGCGTCTGGCCCCGCAGCGCCCGGCGCAGGACGGATTCGTGCTCCTCGTAATCCATCCAGCCCTGGGCGAGGTCGCAGGCCGCGATGCCCATGATCGCGAGATCGAAGAAGTGGCGCCGGGCGTAGTCCACGGTGTCGTAGCCGACGAGCGCGTTGTCGTTCGGGCGCAGCCGGCCCGGCGTCAGGTTCACCCGGGCCGGACTGTCGGCGAGCAGCAGCGCGAGGTCGACGGAATTCGTCGTCACCGTGAGCTTGCGGGTGGTTAGCCGGCGGGCCAGCGCCAGCGTCGTGGTGCCGGTGTCGATGAAGATCGACATCCCGTCCTCCACCAGCCCCTCGGCCAGCGCGGCGACGCGGCCCTTCTCGCGGCTGTTGAGCCCGCTGCGCTCGGTGAGCGGGCGCTCCTGATCGAGGCGCGGCCGCACGGCGCCGCCGTGGATGCGCCGCAGGAGCCCGCGCTCCTCCAGCATCTTCAGGTCGCGCCGGATGGTCTCGTCGGAGACCGCCAGGGTGGCGGCGATGCTGGTGACGCCGACGCGCCCCGTCTGCGCGAGCTGCGAGAGGATCTCCTCGTGGCGATGATCGGTCAGCATCCCGGCCCTGTCCCCCTTTGAGGCCAGGATAGCGCCGGGGATGCAGGTCGGTCGCGCACAATTTCAACACATGCACAGGGTGCAAGGACCACACCGTGCAAGCCCGCACGGCAGGTCCGCACGGCAAGATCACAGGGCAAGCCTGCCCGGCCCCGTGGGAGCCGGACGGGCCTGCTGCCCAAGTTGAAGAATCAGGCGTCGAGGGTCGGGGCGCGGCGGTGATGCGTCGCCTGCTCGTAGGCGTAGGCGCAGGCGAGCAGGTCGCCCTCGCTCCACATCCGCCCGACGAAGATCAGGTTGAACGGCGAGCCGGAGGCGTAGGCACCGGCTGGCAGCGTCACCCCCGGCAGGCCGGCGATGTTGATCTCGCAGACCGTGGTCTCGAGCAGCGTGCCCGGCCCGTGCAGCGGCGGCAGTTCGGCTCGCATCTGCGGGAAGACCAGGGCGTCGAGCCCGTGCTCCGCCATCACCCGGTCGAATAGGGCGAGATAGGCCTCGCGGGCGGCGAGGAAGTCGGAGAGGTCGGGCGGGCTCGCCGGGTCGGCGAGGCAGGGCGCGAGTCCGGGCAGGTTGGTGATCGGGTGCAGCACGCCGCCCGGTGCGAAGGCATCCTCGGCTTTCGTCGCCTCGGCGAAGGCGGCGAAGCTGCGGATCGCCACGTCCGGGCCCATCCGCTCCAGGTAGAGCTGGAGATCGTAAGGCGCGGACTCAAAACCGCGGGCATCGAAGTAGACGAGGCCCGGCGTCGGCTCGGCGATGGCGGCGAAACCCGTGCCGGCAAAGGGGTCGGCCACCAGAGTGGCGCCGGCGGCCTCCAATTCCTTCTGTGCGCGGACGTAGAGGGCGGCCGCCTCCTCCGAGAGCGGCAGGTCGCGCCAGCCCGGCCCGTAGAGGCCGAGGCGCTTGCCCGCCAGCGCGCCCGCGTCGAGGCCCGCCGCGTAGCCGCCGGCCGGGCGCTTGCCGATGCCGGCCACGGTCTTGGGGTCGGCGGCGGTGTAGCCGGCGAGCGCGTCGAGGGTGAGCGCGGCGTCGCGCACGCAGCGGGTGATCGGCCCGACCACGTCGCGGGTGCTGCCGGCCAGCGGCATCACCCCAGCATTCGGCACGAGGCCGAAGCTCGGCTTGATGCCGACCAGCCCCTGCGCCGAGGCCGGGTTCTGGATCGAGCCGCCGGTCTCCTCGGCCAGTCCCAGGACGGCGAGGCTCGCGGCGACCGCCGTGGCCGTACCGGCGCTCGACCCGCCGGGGATGCGGTCGGGCGCGGCCGGATTGAGGGTGGGGCCGGCCCAGCTATCGTTGGCGTGGCTGCCGGTATGGCTCAGCACCGGCACGTTGGTCTTGCCGAGGATGACGCAGCCGGCCTCGCGCATCCGCGCCGTCACCGGCGCGTCGGTCGCCGGGATCAGATCGACGCCGCCGGCCTCGGCGCTCAGGAAATGCCAGCCGCCGGTGCTCGGCAGGCCGGCCATGTCCATCGTGTCCTTGATGACCACGGGCACGCCCGCGAGCGGTCCCAGCGCCTCGCCCGCCGCGCGGCGGGCATCGATGGCGCGGGCGTCGTCGAGTGCCTGCGGATTCATCACGATGAGCGCCTTGTAGCGCGGATTGTAGGTCTCGATCCGTGCCAGGAAGGCCGCCGCCAGCGCCTCCGCGGTGACGCGGCCCTCGGCAAAGGCACGCTGGCAATCCTCGACCGTCATCTCGATCAGGTGGTCCGCCAGCGCATCCTCGGCCATCTCGGGGGCGACGGCGACGGAAAGGGCCATTGCGTTCATCTCGATCTCGCGCTCCGCAACTTTGAAGACGACGAGGCCGGCTCCGTCCCGTTGGAACCGCTCACGAGAATCGTCCGCTCGGGGGTATGAGTGCGGATTCGCGTGCTCGCCGTCACCGGCCCTCACGGCCGGCGGGTGCCCTCTGGCAAGGGCCATGCCACAAAAGCCACAAAACCCTCGAAATGGCTTTGACCGACCTGGCATCCGATTCGGAATGCGCCCCGCCTGCCAGCCGAGCGGGTGCGGTTTTCGCACGCAGGGCCGTGCGCGGCGTGGTTCATCCGAGGGACCGTCGCCTCCAATCGCGGGCAATGCGGCCAGCGTTAACCGGCCCTTAAGCGCTGACCGCCCTCGTCTATCGGGCAGGCAGGCCAATCCCGGTTCCCTGCGGCCGGCCGGCTGTGCCGGCGGAGCTCCCGTATGCTGGATTCCGTCCGGATCTCGCTCAAGGTGCTGAACGCGGCCCAGCTCGCCCTGATCGCGGCGGGCGCGCTGCTGCTCGCCTGGATCGGGACCGCCCTGCTCGGCGCCAGCCCGGCCGCGGACGGAGCGCAGCGGGCCGCCCAGGCCGGCGCGCGGGCCTTCGCCGAGGCGGTCGATACGGAACTTCACGGCAGCGTCGCGGATGCGCGGACCCTCGCGCTGCTGCTGCGCCCCGGCGACCCCGCCCTGACGGAAGCCGACCGCGCCGCCCTGCTGCGCGACTGGCTCGCCCTCAACCCGCGCTACGGGGATGCCGCCCTGATCGGGGCGGATGGAAGCGTGCGGGCCGCCGCCGATCCGCGCCGGACCGGCAGCAGCGTCGCCCGTCAGCCCTGGTTCGCGCGGGCGCGCAACGCCGAAATCGTCATCGCCACCAACAGCGGCGACGAGACGGCCCCCTTCGATGTCATCCTGTCTCTCGGGATGCCCGGCCGTTCCGACCGGATCCAGCTTCGCGCCGCCCCGGCCTTCCTCGAGATCGGCCCGCGCCTGCGCGGGGCGCTCGACCTGCCCGAGGCGGTCGTCTTCACCGTGCGCGGCGCCGATGGGCGGGTGCTCGCGGGCACCGCCTCCACCTCATGGGGCGAGCACCGCTCGGCCTCCGTACCGGTCCAGGGCGGGCGGGAACTCGGCTCTCCCGGCTGGGTGGTGACCGCCTCCGCGCCTCCGGGCGCGGCGATGGCCCAACGCCCGGACGGACGTCTCCTCGTGCTGGCGCTGGCCGTGGTGGGCGCCGCCGGGGCGCTCGGCTACGCCCTGGGCGGCCGGGCGGCGCAGCCGCTGCAGCGCCTCGCGGCGGGCGAGGCCGGGCCGGACGAGGCCGCAGCATCGCCGGTGCGCGAGTTCGCCGCGCTGAGCGAGGCGGTCGCCGGCCGTTCCCAGAGCCGCGAGGCGGCGCTGGCGCTGGCGGGAACCGGCCTCGACCGGATCAAGGGTCGCCTCCAGACCTTCGAGGCGATGTCCGGCTGGACCTGCTGGGAGATCGATCCGGAAACGCGCCGGGTTGTCTGGTCGGATGCCGACATGACCGGCACGGCGTCGGCCGCGGACCATGCCGCCGACCTGTCCGACCTCGCCGCGTGGTTCGAGCCGGAGGATCGCCCGCTCCTCGACCTCACGCTCGACGCCGCGCGCCGGGCGGACGGGCCGCACGACGTGGTGCTGCGCGCCCGCGCCGAGGGCCCCGATCCGGCTCCCGAGGCGGAACGGCGGGTGCTGGTGCGCTTCCTGCGCGAGGCCGGCGACGGCCGCCGCATCCATGCCCTCAGCCGGGCGATCGAGGGCGGCGTCTCGGAGACGCCCGCCGGCCTGAACGAGCGGCGGCGCAACGCTGTCCTGCGCCGGGTGACGGACGGCATCGTCCACGATTTCAACGACGTGCTGACGATCGTGTCGGCCAATCTGGGCACCCTGCGCCGCCGCCACGGCCTGAGCCCTGAACCGGCGCGCCTCGTCGATGCGGCGCTGGCGGGCGCCGGGCGCGGGGCGGCGCTGACCCGGCGGATGCTCAGTCTCGTGCGCGGCGAGGATGAGGGAATCGCCGAGTGCGACCTCGGCACGAGCGTCGAGGCGGCGCTCGCCTTCATGGGGGCCAACGTGCTGCGCGACGTGCCGGTCATCAACCGCGTCCCCGGTGACCTGCCGCGGGTGCTGTGCGCCGAGCGCATCCTCGAAGTCGTCCTGCTCAACCTCGCCTTTCACTTCCGCGATCATGGGCTTCGCGGCTTCGCCGTCGGCGCTGCCGAGGAGGTTGGCGAGCATGCCGGTGAGCCTGGGACCGGATTCGGCCTGCCGCCGGGGCCCTGCCTGCGCGTCCTCATCGCCAGCGGGCAGCACGAGCCGGGCCGGCGGGCGCGGGCGCCGCATCCCGAACATCTGGAGACGGTGGCCCGGCTCCTCGCCGGGATCGGCGCCGGCTGGCGCCTCATCTCGGATGGGACCGGCGCGGAGGCCTTCCTCGCCGAGATCTGGCTCAAGGCCGCCGCGCGGCGACCGAAGGAGCCGGCCCTCTGGCAGCCCGCCTTGCGCGTCCTCCTCGTGGAGAGCGACAGCCTCGTGCGGGCGAGCGTGGCCGAGGCGCTGGCCGATCTCGGCCACGAAGTGGTCCAGGCGGCCTCGGGCGAGCACGCCCTGGCGCTCCTGTGCGAGAGCGCGGCCTACGACGCCATGGTGGCCGACCAGTCGATGCCGGTGATGACCGGCCTCCAGCTCGCCGCGACGGTGGTCGAGCGCTATCCCGACATTCGCATCATCCTGGCGAGCCCGCACGGGCATCTGCCGGCGGCCGCACGGCAGTTCCTGCAACTGGACAAGCCGTTCCGCCCCGACGATCTCGCGGCGGTGCTGAGCGCGGCGGCGCCGCAGGTCCGGGCGGCCTGACACCGGGCGGCCTCGCGAACGCTCGTGGCGGTCTCCGGCTGATCGCTTGGGCTTTGCCTTCCTCGTCATCGCGAGGCTCGGCGTAAGCGATTCCAGTGCGCGGCCTTTCAGGAAAGGTCACGGCCTGGATTGCTTCGGCTTCGCCTCGAATGGTGGAAGAGGATCCTGAAGCGATCAGCGAACGCCGCATGACAAGATGTCGGCCGAGAGAACCGAGGCTTTTTCGCTTTCCGGGAGGCTCCCGTTAACCTTGGACCCCGATAAATCGGTGCGTAGTATGTGCGTATCCGAGGATCGAATGGCTGTGGTTTCTCGCAACCATCAACGGACTCCCGGGAATCTCCGTGTTCTGGCTTGCGGCCTCGCGGTCGCGTTCGCTGTTCCGGCCCAGGCCGCCGACCTGCCGGCCCCGACCCCCGCGGCGGCCGGCGTCGATTGGTACACCGGCGCGCAGGCGCAGGCGGTGGACGACAGCTGGGCGGTGGCCGTCGACGGCTCGACCAGCATCACCTCGAACTCCTCGGCCTTCGGCTCCGTCACGGTGACGACGGCGCTGGGAAGCCCGCCGACGGTGAGTGGCGCGCGGGTGCGCGTCGAGGGCGTGGCCGGCACCTACTCCTATCCGGGGCAGTCCGTCGGGGGGCGCGTCACCGGCTACCAGCAGGAGGGCTCGCTGCTCGCCGGCTACGAGTGGATCTGGCGGGACGCGGCGCTCGCCGGCTATATCGGCTTCAACGTCCGCAGCAACCAGCTCTCGATCCCCGACCCCGGAAACCCGGTGGTCGGAACCGGCGTCGGCCTGAAGGTCGCCGG is from Methylorubrum sp. B1-46 and encodes:
- the cydB gene encoding cytochrome d ubiquinol oxidase subunit II produces the protein MLALLSDYETLRLVWWVLLGVLLIGFALTDGFDLGVGALLPFVGRTDVERRVAIHTVSATWEGNQVWLVLGGGAIFAAWPALYALSFSGFYLAMFLVLFALILRPVAFKYRSKRQSAVWRARWDWALFVGGAVPALIFGVAVGNVLQGVPFHFTGDLRPIYAGSLLGLLNPLALLCGLVSLAMLVAHGAAWLAFKAEGPVAERARAIGLKAALATAVLFALGGLLVWAGAFGGYRVVTPLPGDGPSNPLTKEVVADAGAWLANFRAHPALALVPLVGIAGPLLAALGFRARFEGLTFLASSLGIACIIATVGLSMFPVILPSSTNPGHALTVFDASSSRATLRNMLIATVVFLPIILVYTAWVYRVLWGKVSDRDITAPGSAAY
- a CDS encoding response regulator, with translation MLDSVRISLKVLNAAQLALIAAGALLLAWIGTALLGASPAADGAQRAAQAGARAFAEAVDTELHGSVADARTLALLLRPGDPALTEADRAALLRDWLALNPRYGDAALIGADGSVRAAADPRRTGSSVARQPWFARARNAEIVIATNSGDETAPFDVILSLGMPGRSDRIQLRAAPAFLEIGPRLRGALDLPEAVVFTVRGADGRVLAGTASTSWGEHRSASVPVQGGRELGSPGWVVTASAPPGAAMAQRPDGRLLVLALAVVGAAGALGYALGGRAAQPLQRLAAGEAGPDEAAASPVREFAALSEAVAGRSQSREAALALAGTGLDRIKGRLQTFEAMSGWTCWEIDPETRRVVWSDADMTGTASAADHAADLSDLAAWFEPEDRPLLDLTLDAARRADGPHDVVLRARAEGPDPAPEAERRVLVRFLREAGDGRRIHALSRAIEGGVSETPAGLNERRRNAVLRRVTDGIVHDFNDVLTIVSANLGTLRRRHGLSPEPARLVDAALAGAGRGAALTRRMLSLVRGEDEGIAECDLGTSVEAALAFMGANVLRDVPVINRVPGDLPRVLCAERILEVVLLNLAFHFRDHGLRGFAVGAAEEVGEHAGEPGTGFGLPPGPCLRVLIASGQHEPGRRARAPHPEHLETVARLLAGIGAGWRLISDGTGAEAFLAEIWLKAAARRPKEPALWQPALRVLLVESDSLVRASVAEALADLGHEVVQAASGEHALALLCESAAYDAMVADQSMPVMTGLQLAATVVERYPDIRIILASPHGHLPAAARQFLQLDKPFRPDDLAAVLSAAAPQVRAA
- a CDS encoding amidase, which encodes MNAMALSVAVAPEMAEDALADHLIEMTVEDCQRAFAEGRVTAEALAAAFLARIETYNPRYKALIVMNPQALDDARAIDARRAAGEALGPLAGVPVVIKDTMDMAGLPSTGGWHFLSAEAGGVDLIPATDAPVTARMREAGCVILGKTNVPVLSHTGSHANDSWAGPTLNPAAPDRIPGGSSAGTATAVAASLAVLGLAEETGGSIQNPASAQGLVGIKPSFGLVPNAGVMPLAGSTRDVVGPITRCVRDAALTLDALAGYTAADPKTVAGIGKRPAGGYAAGLDAGALAGKRLGLYGPGWRDLPLSEEAAALYVRAQKELEAAGATLVADPFAGTGFAAIAEPTPGLVYFDARGFESAPYDLQLYLERMGPDVAIRSFAAFAEATKAEDAFAPGGVLHPITNLPGLAPCLADPASPPDLSDFLAAREAYLALFDRVMAEHGLDALVFPQMRAELPPLHGPGTLLETTVCEINIAGLPGVTLPAGAYASGSPFNLIFVGRMWSEGDLLACAYAYEQATHHRRAPTLDA
- the cydX gene encoding cytochrome bd-I oxidase subunit CydX — encoded protein: MWYFAWILGLGLAAALGVLNALWYELRAVRETPPEVTPTLPTP
- a CDS encoding DeoR/GlpR family DNA-binding transcription regulator yields the protein MLTDHRHEEILSQLAQTGRVGVTSIAATLAVSDETIRRDLKMLEERGLLRRIHGGAVRPRLDQERPLTERSGLNSREKGRVAALAEGLVEDGMSIFIDTGTTTLALARRLTTRKLTVTTNSVDLALLLADSPARVNLTPGRLRPNDNALVGYDTVDYARRHFFDLAIMGIAACDLAQGWMDYEEHESVLRRALRGQTRRAVLLADSRKFGRQANLQTFDLAAPLTVVTDRPPPEPFADRFGRHDIDLICG